The following are encoded together in the Lactuca sativa cultivar Salinas chromosome 1, Lsat_Salinas_v11, whole genome shotgun sequence genome:
- the LOC111907765 gene encoding eukaryotic translation initiation factor 5B, with the protein MGKKKPTAREEDGGAVGSKSRKKAVVIDDDEYSVGTEVSEEKSVQEEEHVAPVAGKKKGKKGKNSRIKEEEEDVEDGDNPQESQFTGKKKSKSKAKKGGSSFGASTSFALLGDEDDETSEVTKDEEDDVSEEEDISLVFTGKKKPSKSKKGGNSFAGSAFAAIGDDDDDDDEDLLDESGSKQQSEDEDEPVISFTGKKKSSKSNKKTSGSIFSAAHLLDEENEKESDEDDDVPITFSGKKKSTKSSKKKTSPPDVALAGGGTDEDVSVSGLTDEDSSTIKFSGKKKPSKKKNSNTVNAVDEQEQPSTSITNKEADVVPETSKNKKKKKKGGRTAQEEDDLDRILAELGETSAPASAPPPPSATVEQPQEEKAQPEAEPADEGGEKDTNEEAVESAAAKKKKKKKEKEKEKKAAGLKTAAAPVVEEKQAESKSKVPDKKVPKHVREMQERLARLKEAEEKKKREEEEKLRKEEEERLKQEELERIAEEKKRLKKEREKEKMLKKKQEGKLLTAKQKEEARRLEAMRNQILANAGGLPVSAPTKRPKYQTKKSKPHANGKGPSTNANEVTEAEKVDDVEVEKSDDMEMEKIEAPSVEENGNKEDEEEEDDDEWDAKSWDDADLKLPGISAFADEEESTAPQPKPESAPVVKKEIKSSNDSGATNVPKEMHQNHDSKENQPATVVANKGKGKKEEKKEEEDGEKTLRSPICCIMGHVDTGKTKLLDCIRRTNVQEGEAGGITQQIGATYIPAENIRERTKELKADAILNVPGLLVIDTPGHESFKNLRSRGSGLCDIAILVVDIMHGLEPQTIESLNLLRMRNTEFIVALNKVDRLYGWKTCRNAPIGKAMKLQSKDVQLEFEHRLTQIITEFKEQGLNTELYSKNKDRGETYSIVPTSAISGEGIPEMLLLLVQWAQKTMIEKLTYSSDIQCTVLEVKVIEGLGTTIDVVLVNGVLHEGDEIVVCGFQGPIHTTIRSLLTPHPMKELRVKGAYIHHKEIKAAQGIKITAQNLEHAVAGTALYVVGPDDDVDEIKESVMDDMRNVMSRIDKSGEGVYVQASTLGSLEALLEFLKTPAVNIPVSGIGIGPVHKKDVMKASVMLEKRKEYATILAFDVKVTPEARELADDLGVKIFLADIIYHLFDQFKAYIDNLKEEKKKEAAEDAVFPCVLKIMPNCVFNKKDPIILGVDVLEGIAKIGTPICIPQREFIDIGRISSIENNHKPVDIAKKGSKVAIKITGSNAEEQQKMFGRHFEMEDELVSHISRNSIDILKANYRDELSNEEWRLVVKLKNLFKIQ; encoded by the exons ATGGGGAAAAAGAAGCCGACAGCTCGTGAGGAGGACGGAGGTGCGGTTGGGAGCAAGTCGAGGAAGAAAGCTGTAGTAATTGATGATGATGAGTATTCTGTTGGAACAGAAGTGTCCGAGGAGAAATCAGTTCAGGAAGAAGAGCATGTCGCACCGGTTGCTGGTAAGAAAAAAGGTAAGAAAGGTAAGAATTCGCgaataaaagaagaagaagaagatgtggAGGATGGTGATAATCCTCAGGAGAGTCAATTTACCGGGAAGAAGAAATCAAAGTCCAAAGCGAAAAAAGGTGGGAGTTCATTTGGTGCTTCAACATCATTTGCATTACTtggtgatgaagatgatgaaacttCTGAAGTAACAAAGGATGAAGAAGACGATGTCAGTGAGGAAGAGGATATTAGCCTTGTCTTTACTGGAAAGAAGAAGCCATCAAAGTCCAAAAAGGGAGGTAATTCATTTGCTGGTTCTGCATTTGCTGCAATtggggatgatgatgatgatgatgatgaagatttaCTAGACGAATCAGGATCAAAACAACAATCTGAGGATGAAGATGAGCCAGTCATTTCCTTTACAGGGAAGAAGAAATCATCCAAATCTAATAAGAAAACCAGTGGTAGTATATTTTCAGCTGCACATTTGCTAGATGAAGAAAACGAGAAAGAAAGTGACGAGGATGATGATGTCCCCATCACCTTCTCTGGTAAGAAGAAGTCTACCAAGTCATCAAAGAAGAAAACCAGTCCACCTGATGTTGCATTAGCTGGTGGAGGAACAGATGAAGATGTTTCAGTTTCAGGGTTGACTGATGAAGACTCTTCTACAATAAAGTTTTCTGGTAAAAAAAAGCCATCCAAGAAGAAAAACAGTAACACAGTGAATGCAGTTGATGAACAAGAACAGCCTAGCACCAGCATTACTAACAAAGAAGCTGATGTTGTACCAGAAACTTCCAaaaacaaaaagaagaaaaagaaaggtGGAAGAACAGCTCAGGAAGAAGATGACCTGGACAGAATTCTTGCTGAACTTGGTGAAACTTCCGCCCCTGCCTCTGCCCCTCCCCCACCTTCTGCCACTGTAGAACAGCCACAGGAGGAGAAGGCTCAACCTGAGGCAGAACCAGCAGATGAAGGTGGTGAAAAGGATACGAATGAAGAGGCTGTAGAGTCTGCAGCtgctaaaaaaaagaaaaagaagaaagaaaaggaaaaagaaaagaaagctgcaGGGTTAAAGACAGCAGCAGCCCCTGTTGTGGAGGAAAAACAGGCGGAATCAAAGAGTAAAGTACCTGATAAGAAGGTTCCAAAACATGTTAGAGAGATGCAAGAAAGACTTGCAAGGCTTAAAGAAGCCGAGgaaaagaagaaaagagaagaagaGGAGAAGCTAAGGAAAGAAGAAGAGGAGCGTTTAAAGCAGGAAGAACTTGAAAGGATCGCAGAAGAGAAAAAACGTTTGAAGAAGGAAAGAGAAAAGGAAAAAATGTTGAAGAAGAAACAAGAAGGAAAACTTTTGACAGCAAAACAGAAGGAAGAAGCCCGAAGATTGGAGGCAATGAGGAATCAAATACTTGCAAATGCTGGTGGTTTGCCTGTATCTGCACCAACAAAACGACCCAAGTACCAAACAAAAAAATCAAAGCCACATGCAAATGGCAAAGGTCCTTCCACCAATGCTAATGAAGTCACGGAAGCAGAGAAGGTTGATGACGTGGAAGTAGAGAAGTCTGATGACATGGAAATGGAAAAGATAGAAGCCCCGTCAGTTGAAGAGAATGGGaacaaagaagatgaagaagaagaagatgatgatgaatggGATGCAAAGAGTTGGGATGATGCTGATCTCAAATTGCCAGGTATAAGTGCATTTGCTGACGAGGAGGAATCCACTGCACCTCAACCTAAACCCGAATCTGCACCCGTAGTTAAAAAGGAGATTAAGAGTAGTAATGATTCAGGGGCAACTAATGTACCCAAAGAAATGCATCAAAATCATGATAGTAAGGAAAATCAACCTGCAACAGTTGTTGCAAACAAAGGTAAGGGTAAAaaggaagagaagaaggaagaagaagatggtgAAAAGACGCTTCGGTCCCCAATATGCTGCATTATGGGTCATGTTGATACTGGGAAAACCAAGTTGCTTGACTGTATTCGAAGGACTAATGTTCAAGAAGGTGAAGCTGGAGGAATCACCCAACAAATTGGTGCCACTTACATTCCAGCAGAGAACATTCGTGAGAGAACAAAAGAATTGAAAGCCGATGCAATACTCAATGTCCCTGGTTTATTAGTAATTGATACGCCTGGCCATGAGTCCTTCAAGAACTTAAGGTCTCGGGGTTCTGGGTTATGTGATATTGCCATTTTGGTTGTTGACATTATGCATGGATTGGAACCACAGACTATTGAATCACTAAATCTATTGAGAATGAGGAATACAGAGTTCATTGTGGCCTTGAATAAGGTTGACAGATTATATGGGTGGAAAACATGTCGCAATGCACCAATTGGGAAAGCAATGAAACTTCAGTCCAAAGATGTTCAACTTGAATTCGAGCATAGGCTCACTCAG ATAATTACAGAATTCAAGGAGCAAGGATTGAATACCGAATTGTACAGCAAGAATAAAGACAGAGGAGAAACTTATAGTATTGTACCCACAAGTGCTATCAG TGGTGAAGGCATACCTGAGATGTTGTTACTACTTGTCCAATGGGCTCAGAAGACAATGATTGAAAAACTTACATACAGCAGTGATATTCAG TGTACGGTGTTGGAGGTTAAAGTGATAGAAGGGCTTGGAACAACCATTGATGTGGTATTGGTTAATGGTGTTCTTCATGAAGGAGATGAGATTGTTGTTTGTGGCTTTCAG GGACCAATTCATACGACAATCCGATCATTGTTGACTCCTCATCCAATGAAGGAACTCCGAGTAAAG GGAGCCTACATTCATCATAAAGAAATCAAAGCTGCACAAGGGATCAAAATTACTGCTCAG aatctGGAGCATGCAGTGGCTGGGACTGCCCTATACGTGGTGGGACCCGATGATGATGTGGATGAAATCAAGGAATCAGTGATGGACGACATGAGAAACGTAATGAGTAGAATTGATAAAAGTGGTGAAGGAGTTTATGTACAAGCATCTACTCTTGGATCACTGGAGGCATTACTAGAATTCTTGAAGACTCCAGCTGTAAACATACCTGTTAGTGGTATAGGCATAGGCCCTGTTCATAAAAAAGATGTCATGAAGGCCAGTGTCATGCTGGAAAAGAGAAAAGAGTATGCAACAATCCTGGCTTTTGATGTCAAAGTGACCCCAGAGGCACGTGAGCTTGCAGATGATCTTGGGGTGAAGATATTTCTAGCTGATATCATTTATCATCTGTTTGATCAATTCAAGGCGTATATTGATAATcttaaagaagaaaagaagaaagaagctgCTGAAGATGCTGTGTTTCCATGTGTTCTTAAAATCATGCCCAATTGTGTCTTCAACAAGAAGGATCCCATTATTCTTGGTGTTGATGTTCTCGAGGGCATTGCTAAG ATTGGAACTCCAATATGTATTCCTCAAAGGGAATTTATTGATATTGGACGGATTTCTTCCATTGAGAATAATCACAAGCCAGTCGATATCGCCAAAAAAGGATCAAAGGTGGCTATCAAG ATAACTGGAAGCAATGCTGAAGAGCAACAAAAAATGTTCGGGAGGCATTTTGAAATGGAGGATGAACTTGTCAGCCATATCTCAAGGAACTCAATCGATATACTAAAAGCCAATTATCGG GATGAATTGTCGAATGAAGAATGGAGGCTGGTTGTGAAGCTGAAAAATCTTTTCAAGATACAATAA